Sequence from the Streptosporangium brasiliense genome:
AGCCGGCCCCAGCAGTACGGCGAGCAGCAGGCCGAGGGCGGCCGGCGGCAGGACCGACACCAGGACCTCGAAGTCCCGTCCGCCCAGCGCGCCGACCACCCAGTAGCGGTAGCCGTCGAAGACCTGCGGCTTGCTCAGCGCCACCGCCTGGACGTAGGCCGTCAGGATCGCCGAGACGACCGCGCCGGCCAGGACGAGCCGCGCCGGCCCGGCGCCGGAGCCCGCCGAACCGATGACATGGACCAGGAGTCCCGCCAGGAGCGCCCCCGGCAGGGCCCACCACACGGCGGCCGACTGGCCGGACGCGCCGAGGAAGGCCAGGGCGGTGACGATGGCGGCGGACGCGCCCCCGGTGATGCCGAGGAGCCCGGGGTCGGCGAGGGGATTGCGGGTGACGCCCTGCATGAGCGTACCCGCGACGGCCAGGCCGAGGCCGGCGAGCAGGCCGAGCGCGGTCCGCGGGTAGCGGCTCTCGACGACCGCGGCGGTGTTGGGGTCCGCGGTGCCGGCCAGGACGTCCAGGACGTCCGGGAGCGAGGTGGGATGGCTGCCGAACGCGACGCTCGCGAGCATGGCGAGCGCGAGTACGGCGAGTCCGATGACCAGGGAACACGCCAGCCGGGCGGCGCCGGCGCGCGGGGCGCCGGCGCCGCCCGGCAGGGCATGGGTGGCGGTGCTCATCGAGGAGCCGGGGATCTCAGCGGTCGATGGTGGCGACGGCCTTGTCGATCAGCGGCAGGTAGCGGTCGATCACCCACGGCACGGTGAGCGGGTTGATGATCGACGACGCGGTGACGAACGGGGTGTCGTCGCTGGAGACGACGCCGCCGCGCCTGACCGCGGGGATCGCCGCGTACAGCTTCTGCGCCTCGATCTCCTTGCGGGTCTTCTCGTCGGTGTAGAAGGTGAAGACCAGGTCGCTGCCGGCGAGCTTCTGCGCGTTCTCCAGGCCGATGAGGGCGGAGTCGGTGCCCTCGGTCTCCTTGAAGGAGTTCACGACGGGGTCGACGGTGAGCCCGAGCGAGGAGACCATCTCGACCCGCTGTTCCTCGGGCTTGAACACGCCGAGGGTGCCGGGGCCGGTGGTGTAGATGTAGGAGAAGGTGACGTCCTTGTACCGGGGCCGGGTCGCGGCCGCGTCGGCGAGCTGCTTCCTGACCTTCGAGATCAGCGGCTGGGCCTCGGCGGGCCTGCCCAGCGCCTTGGAGATGATCTCGATCTGCTGGTCCCAGTTCGTGCTCCACGGCAGGTCCGGGTAGGCCACGGTCGGCGCGATGCCCGACAGGACGGAGTACTGCTCCTTCGTGATGCCGGACCAGGGCGCCAGGATCACGTCCGGGTCGAGTTCGACGATCGTGTCGAAGTCGATGTCCTCGCCGCCGGCGAACTGCTTCGGCAGCGTGCCGCCGGCCTTGGTCACCGCCTCGTGGATCCACGGCAGGTAGCCGGTCTTGTCACTGCCCCAGGCGTAGCTCTCGATCCCCACCGGCGTGAAGCCGAGCGCGATCGCGGTCTCGGCCGACCCCTGCCCGAGGGTGACGACGCGCTGGGGCTGCTGCGTGATCTTCGCCTGGCCCAGCGCGCTGTCGATCGTGACCGGGAACGCGGAGCCGCCGGTCCCCGCCGGCGCCGCGGCGGCGGGCTTCTCCTCGGCCGCGGAGCAACCGCCGAGGGCGAGGGCGGCCGCGGCGACGACTGCTGAGAGGGAGAGCGCACGGCGGCGCGCGCGGGCGAACCTGAACGGCATCGGTGAATCCTTGTGCTTCATGGGCCGCGCGGCCACGCCCGGCCGCCGCGGGGGACGGCTGGATCGAGGATCGGGCCGAGGCGGGAGGCCGCGCGGGTCGCAGCCCGAGCTTTCGAAGTTAGGTAAGACTAACCTATCTAATCTCCGATCCTCAATCCGCCCGACGCCGCGGGCCGGCCCGGCCGTCTCTCGCCGATCGCGGTGAACCTGGTCCGGCGGCAGTCCACCGCCCGGTCCGCCACCCGGCCGTGACCGCGCCGCCCGAGCCCGCGCGGGGACGTCTCCCCGGGGCCGTGCCGGAGGTCACCCGCAGGAGATACCGAGCTGGGCGTGCAACTCCGACTGGTCGTAGTAGAGGCGCAGGCTCACGATGAGCCCGTCCTCGACCACGCAGACGTAACAGCAGCGCAGCGACACCGAGCGGCCCGTCGCCGCGATCTCCCGGCCATCGGGTAACACGTACGGTCCCTTGTGGGTGCCGACCATCAGCAGCTCGTCGATCGCCGCGTCGCCGACGTCGAACGACTCCGTGACCACCGCGCGGACGTCCGGAAAGGCCTCCCAGAACTGCTCCAAGTACGAGGCGAGCTCTTCGCGCCCCTGGGACAGGCCCTCCGGGCTGACGGTCACCCCGGTCGGGCTGACGGTGCGCAGCAGCGCGTCCAGGTCGTGATCGTTGAACGCGGCGGTGTATCCGTCGCGCACCTGCCGGGCATCGGTCATGGTGTCGCCCTCCTCCCCGCGAGTGGACGCACGCGACGCGGCTGCTCCCTCAGGCCGGTCGCCTCTCGAAGGAGGCCCGCTGCGCCGATCACCACGACGGCTGATGCGAACACCTCACGGAACCCGCTAATCCCGAGCATATGACCAGGGTGGCTCGGCCGGCATCAGCGCGTCCGCCGGCCGCCGACGGCGTCTTCGGTGTTCAGCGGGGTAGATACCGGCCGTACGGACGTTCCGCCGGCCCTCCCGCGGCAGGAGGGACGCGAGACGGGCCACGGTGCGGACCGTCGCGGGACGGAGGCCGAGAGCATGCCACGGGGGAGTCGGAGAGTCTCCGGGCCCGAGCGGTCCGGTGGGTCGGCTGGATGGGCCGGCCGGCGCGGGTGACGGTGGTGGTGGCCAGCCGGGACCGCCGCCACGACCTGGAACGCTCGCTGCCCCGTCACGAGGGGCCCGTCATCCTGCTCGACAACGGTTCGACCGACGGGAGCGCGGCCGCCGTGCGGCGGCGTTTCCCCCGTGTCGAGGTCGTCGAGTTGGGGCGCAACCTCGGCGCGCCCGCCCGCAACCTCGGGGTACGGCTGGCGGGGACGCCCTACGTGGCCTTCGCCGACGACGACTCCTGGTGGGCGGCCGGCGCGCTGGAGCGCGCCGCCGACGTCCTCGACGCCCATCCTCGCCTGGCGGTGCTGGCCGGACGCGTGCTGGTCGGGCCGCAGGAGCGGTCGGATCCGGTCTGTGCGGACATGGCGGCCTCCCCCCTCGGCAGGGAGCCGGACCTGCCCGGCCCGAGTGTTCTGGGGTTTCTGGCGTGCGGCGCGGTGGTGCGCCGGGAGGCGTACCTCGCCGCCGGAGGCTTCGACGGGGTCGTCTTCTTCTTCGGGGAGGAGGAGCGCCTCGCCCTCGATCTGGCGGCGGCGGGCTGGGGGCTCGCCTACGTCGAGGACGTCGTCGCCCACCACCATCCCTCGCCCTCGCGGGACCCCCGGGGCAGGCAGGTGCTCGCCGCCCGCAACGCGGTGCTCACCGCCGTCCTGCGGCGGCCGTGGCCGGTGGTCGCGCGCACGGCGTCCGCCGCCGCGCGCGGTGGCCCCGCGGGGCGGCGGGGGCTGTGGGAGGCCGTCCCCAGGCTGCCCGCGGCGCTGGCGGGCCGCCGCAGGCTGCCGCCGCAGGTCGAGGCGGCCCGCAGGTCGCTGGAGGCGCCCGGCGGCGGGCACGGCTCCGCGGGACAGGCCGCCGCCGAGACGGTGAACGAGTGATCTTCCTCGGCCGCGGACATCCGCCCCGGAGAGCGTGAGGACCCGGGGACGGCGCGCCGGGCCGGGGACGCCGGGCCCGTCACATGCGCAGCCGGCGTTGGGCGGTGCCCTGCCATTCGGTCAGCAGGACGGTGGCGTCGTCCTGGAGCCGGCCGTCGTGGTAGTCGAGCACGCTGTGAGTGAGACGGCGCAGGGTCTCGGGGACCGGCAGGCCGTCGGCGGTGCGGCGGATGATGAAGTCGACGAAGCGCTCCAGGCCGAACTCCTGCCCGGAGGCGTTGCGGGCCTCGGTGATGCCGTCGGTGTAGAGCAGCAGCCGGTCGCCGGGCTCCAGCTGCTGGCGGCACAAGGCGACCGGGATGCCCAGGTCCAGGCCCAGGGGGTGGGCGGGCCGGCAGGCCAGCATGGTGATCCACCGGCCGCCCCGGATCACCACCGGCGGATGGTGGCCGCGGTTGACCCAGCTCAGCACTCCGGTGGAGG
This genomic interval carries:
- a CDS encoding FecCD family ABC transporter permease: MSTATHALPGGAGAPRAGAARLACSLVIGLAVLALAMLASVAFGSHPTSLPDVLDVLAGTADPNTAAVVESRYPRTALGLLAGLGLAVAGTLMQGVTRNPLADPGLLGITGGASAAIVTALAFLGASGQSAAVWWALPGALLAGLLVHVIGSAGSGAGPARLVLAGAVVSAILTAYVQAVALSKPQVFDGYRYWVVGALGGRDFEVLVSVLPPAALGLLLAVLLGPALNTLALGDESASALGANPALTRSGGLLAATLLSTAATAAVGPIAFVGLAVPHIVRALVGVDIRVQIAFSAIVGPALLLLADVAGRVVLRPQELMVGVVTALVGAPALLLAVRRMRGTA
- a CDS encoding iron-siderophore ABC transporter substrate-binding protein encodes the protein MPFRFARARRRALSLSAVVAAAALALGGCSAAEEKPAAAAPAGTGGSAFPVTIDSALGQAKITQQPQRVVTLGQGSAETAIALGFTPVGIESYAWGSDKTGYLPWIHEAVTKAGGTLPKQFAGGEDIDFDTIVELDPDVILAPWSGITKEQYSVLSGIAPTVAYPDLPWSTNWDQQIEIISKALGRPAEAQPLISKVRKQLADAAATRPRYKDVTFSYIYTTGPGTLGVFKPEEQRVEMVSSLGLTVDPVVNSFKETEGTDSALIGLENAQKLAGSDLVFTFYTDEKTRKEIEAQKLYAAIPAVRRGGVVSSDDTPFVTASSIINPLTVPWVIDRYLPLIDKAVATIDR
- a CDS encoding ester cyclase, with amino-acid sequence MTDARQVRDGYTAAFNDHDLDALLRTVSPTGVTVSPEGLSQGREELASYLEQFWEAFPDVRAVVTESFDVGDAAIDELLMVGTHKGPYVLPDGREIAATGRSVSLRCCYVCVVEDGLIVSLRLYYDQSELHAQLGISCG
- a CDS encoding glycosyltransferase family 2 protein, with translation MGRPARVTVVVASRDRRHDLERSLPRHEGPVILLDNGSTDGSAAAVRRRFPRVEVVELGRNLGAPARNLGVRLAGTPYVAFADDDSWWAAGALERAADVLDAHPRLAVLAGRVLVGPQERSDPVCADMAASPLGREPDLPGPSVLGFLACGAVVRREAYLAAGGFDGVVFFFGEEERLALDLAAAGWGLAYVEDVVAHHHPSPSRDPRGRQVLAARNAVLTAVLRRPWPVVARTASAAARGGPAGRRGLWEAVPRLPAALAGRRRLPPQVEAARRSLEAPGGGHGSAGQAAAETVNE